TACTCCTCGGGCATCCAGTCCCGCGGCTCCACGCGCTCGTCCGCCGCCACGGCGGCGTCGAAGTCCGCGCGGAGCTGCGCGCCGAGGTCCGCGGACTGCCCGTCCACCGCGCCGTCCACCGTGCCTGACGTGCCCGTTTCCGGGGTCACTGCGACCATCCCGGTCCCCTGTCAGAGTATGCCGTCCGCCCGACCGACCGATCGTTCGGTTCATCCTCTTCAATGGTGAGACGGCGGCCCGTAGGGTGTCAACCTCTGTGGGCAACCCTGTGGACGCAGGATGATCGGGGCGGGATGGATTCGAACGAGCGCGAGCCTGCGGAAGGAGCCCTTCCGCAAGCTGTCCGGGCGCCCGGGATAGCGGGCCTGTCCGCCCCGTACCGGGTCCTCGCGGCCCTCGTCCTGGCGGCGTTGGCCGTCGGTGCCTGCCTGCACCTGGGGCTGGTCTTCCTGCACGTCGCGCCCGCCAACACGGTGAGCAGGCAGCACGCGCGGCTCGTCGACGGCTGGGTCTATCCCGAATTCGAACAGAACTGGAAGCTCTTCGCGCCCAACCCGCTCCAGCAGAACATCGCCGTCGAGGTCCGCGCCCAGGTCCGCACCGCCGGCGGCGAGCTCGTCACCCGCGACTGGCGCGACCTGTCCGCCGAGGACGGCGCGGCGATCCGGCACAGCCTGCTGCCGAGCCACACCGAGCAGAACGAGCTCCGCCGGGCCTGGGACTTCTTCACCGGCTCCCACGACGAGGACAACAAGGCCGACGGCGAGCGCGGGGAGCTGTCCGAGGAGTACCTCAAGCGGATCGCCGTGGCCCGGCTGGCCGCCGACCGGCGCGACGGCGAGCGGCCCGACGGGGAGCGGATCG
The Streptomyces sp. NBC_00091 genome window above contains:
- a CDS encoding DUF5819 family protein; protein product: MDSNEREPAEGALPQAVRAPGIAGLSAPYRVLAALVLAALAVGACLHLGLVFLHVAPANTVSRQHARLVDGWVYPEFEQNWKLFAPNPLQQNIAVEVRAQVRTAGGELVTRDWRDLSAEDGAAIRHSLLPSHTEQNELRRAWDFFTGSHDEDNKADGERGELSEEYLKRIAVARLAADRRDGERPDGERIVRIQLRSATRSVAAPAWSEEKTDTQTYYRELPWWTV